The proteins below are encoded in one region of Deinococcus detaillensis:
- the pruA gene encoding L-glutamate gamma-semialdehyde dehydrogenase, translated as MIKVEPYRPQAFIDFTVPANVDAYQAALAKVRAELLGKHYPLIINGERVDTAEKLYSTNPCDTSEVIGSTAKATIEDAQRALDGAWAAWADWKTWSMDARARILLKAAAILKRRRLEACALMTLEVGKNYAEADVEVAEGIDFLEYYAREAMKYAGFGAAETTWFDGEENGLMYLSLGVGVSISPWNFPYAIFAGMFAAPIVAGNCVIAKPAEDSGMIAGFVVDIMLEAGMPAGVLQFLPGVGEEVGEYLVQSAQTRFVTFTGSRSVGLHINEVAAKVPKGQKWLKRVILELGGKDALIVDETADLPNAVTAAVQGAFGFNGQKCSAMSRLIVVDEVYEEVVGQFVERTKALSVGTGEANCNVTAVVNQESFDKVGKYQEIGKGEAKLLTGGEAPGECGGKKGHYVQPTIFGDVPSDARLAQEEIFGPVVAVFRARDFKHALELANSTEYGLTGGVCSRNRARLEQARNEFEVGNLYFNRKITGAIVGVQPFGGYNMSGTDSKAGGPEYLGNFMQLKTVTERF; from the coding sequence ATGATTAAAGTCGAACCCTACCGCCCACAAGCTTTTATCGATTTCACCGTTCCCGCCAACGTGGACGCTTATCAGGCTGCGCTGGCCAAAGTTCGCGCCGAGTTGCTGGGCAAACATTACCCGCTGATCATCAACGGCGAACGGGTGGACACCGCTGAAAAGCTCTACAGCACCAACCCCTGCGACACGTCCGAAGTGATCGGCAGCACCGCCAAAGCCACCATAGAAGACGCTCAGCGTGCCCTCGACGGCGCGTGGGCCGCCTGGGCCGATTGGAAGACTTGGAGCATGGACGCCCGCGCCCGCATCCTCCTCAAGGCGGCGGCGATCCTCAAGCGCAGGCGTTTGGAAGCCTGCGCCCTGATGACGCTGGAAGTCGGTAAAAACTACGCCGAGGCCGATGTGGAAGTGGCCGAGGGCATCGACTTTCTGGAGTACTACGCCCGCGAAGCCATGAAGTATGCCGGTTTCGGCGCGGCGGAAACCACCTGGTTTGACGGTGAAGAAAACGGCTTGATGTACCTCTCGCTGGGCGTGGGCGTCAGCATTTCGCCGTGGAACTTTCCTTACGCCATTTTCGCGGGCATGTTCGCCGCCCCGATTGTCGCCGGCAACTGCGTGATTGCCAAGCCCGCCGAGGATTCGGGCATGATCGCCGGATTCGTGGTGGACATTATGCTGGAAGCTGGAATGCCCGCTGGCGTGCTGCAATTTTTGCCCGGCGTGGGCGAGGAAGTCGGCGAGTACCTCGTTCAGAGCGCCCAGACCCGCTTCGTGACTTTTACCGGCTCGCGCAGCGTGGGCCTGCACATCAACGAGGTGGCGGCCAAAGTGCCCAAAGGCCAGAAGTGGCTCAAGCGGGTCATCTTGGAACTCGGCGGCAAGGACGCCTTGATCGTGGACGAAACCGCCGATCTGCCCAACGCCGTGACCGCTGCGGTGCAGGGCGCGTTCGGCTTCAACGGCCAGAAGTGCAGCGCTATGAGCCGCTTGATCGTGGTGGACGAGGTCTACGAAGAAGTGGTAGGCCAGTTTGTGGAGCGCACCAAAGCGCTGAGCGTCGGCACGGGTGAAGCCAACTGCAACGTCACAGCGGTGGTCAATCAGGAATCGTTTGACAAAGTCGGCAAGTATCAGGAAATCGGCAAGGGTGAAGCCAAGCTGCTGACCGGCGGAGAAGCCCCCGGCGAGTGCGGCGGTAAAAAAGGCCATTACGTGCAGCCCACCATCTTCGGTGACGTACCGAGTGACGCCCGCCTCGCCCAAGAAGAGATCTTCGGGCCAGTCGTGGCAGTCTTCCGCGCCCGCGACTTCAAGCACGCCCTCGAACTCGCCAACTCCACCGAGTACGGCCTGACCGGAGGCGTGTGCAGCCGCAACCGCGCCCGCTTGGAGCAGGCTAGAAACGAATTTGAAGTGGGCAACTTGTACTTCAACCGCAAGATCACCGGGGCCATCGTGGGCGTGCAGCCGTTCGGCGGCTACAACATGTCCGGCACCGACAGCAAAGCCGGTGGGCCGGAGTATTTGGGCAACTTCATGCAGCTCAAGACGGTGACTGAGCGGTTCTGA